From Synechococcus sp. A10-1-5-1, a single genomic window includes:
- a CDS encoding YdcF family protein produces MGFLLSKLLPLLVYPLGLGLLLQLAGLGSGRKPKLSRALGASGIAMVWLFAMPVTSRQLIWGLEERAAALTPKTIPNADAIVVLGGGLKPALPPRRGVEVSEGGDRLLTGVRLMRQNKASTLVTSGAQISFTAADPAPAEAFSAKVLAEELGVPSERILPNPLSTTTAEEARDIGQLAKKQGWTTVLLVTSAFHLPRSLATFEKRSGLQVIPVACDFLLPERQRLGRPTPGSVVQDLLPDAGALYLSSVALKEHLGLVLYRLKGWA; encoded by the coding sequence ATGGGCTTTCTGCTCTCCAAACTGCTGCCGCTTCTGGTCTATCCCCTGGGCCTGGGGTTGCTGCTGCAACTCGCCGGGCTCGGCAGTGGCCGCAAACCCAAATTGAGCCGAGCGCTGGGGGCCTCGGGCATCGCCATGGTTTGGCTGTTTGCCATGCCAGTCACCAGCCGGCAGTTGATCTGGGGCTTGGAGGAGCGGGCGGCGGCGCTCACACCAAAGACGATCCCCAACGCCGACGCCATCGTCGTGCTCGGCGGGGGGCTCAAGCCGGCCTTGCCACCGAGGCGGGGCGTTGAAGTGAGCGAAGGGGGAGATCGCCTGCTGACCGGAGTGCGGCTGATGCGCCAGAACAAGGCAAGCACCCTGGTGACGAGCGGCGCCCAGATCAGCTTCACCGCGGCTGATCCCGCCCCCGCGGAAGCCTTCTCCGCCAAAGTACTCGCCGAGGAACTCGGGGTGCCAAGTGAGCGGATCCTGCCCAACCCCCTCTCGACAACCACGGCCGAGGAAGCCCGCGACATTGGCCAACTCGCCAAGAAACAGGGCTGGACGACGGTGCTGCTGGTGACCAGCGCCTTTCACCTGCCCCGCTCGCTGGCCACGTTTGAGAAGCGCAGCGGCCTCCAGGTGATCCCCGTGGCCTGTGATTTCCTGCTGCCGGAGCGCCAACGCTTGGGGCGCCCCACCCCAGGCTCCGTGGTCCAAGACCTCCTGCCTGATGCAGGAGCGCTCTACCTGAGCAGCGTGGCCCTCAAGGAACACCTGGGGCTGGTGCTCTATCGCCTCAAGGGCTGGGCATGA
- a CDS encoding hercynine metabolism small protein: MAREDQRRASRELREGLIERLEELYGEAFEQLTTQNLGEGAIARLTQLLLRSREAAITPLQEEIEAPLITRPPSA; the protein is encoded by the coding sequence ATGGCGAGGGAAGATCAGCGGCGAGCCTCCCGGGAACTGCGGGAAGGCCTGATTGAACGGCTCGAGGAGCTCTACGGCGAAGCCTTCGAACAACTGACCACGCAGAACCTCGGAGAGGGCGCCATCGCCCGGCTCACCCAGTTACTGCTGCGCTCGCGGGAGGCGGCGATCACTCCCCTGCAGGAGGAGATCGAAGCGCCCCTGATCACCCGGCCCCCATCGGCGTGA
- the egtD gene encoding L-histidine N(alpha)-methyltransferase: MTSTLQRSGVPELLDLHPAAADMQQLVIEGLSQTPKQLPAWFLYDAEGSRLFDLICQQPEYSLTKTETALLQDQAMAMAAALGEGTLVEFGAGSARKVGPLLKAMQQPAYVALDISADHLAQACTRLQADHPGVPMLGICCDYSQLEQLPSHPLLKQQRRHGFFPGSSLGNFTTAAAEALLRQFRRLLGPGGTLLIGIDQPKATERLEAAYDDAAGVSARFALNLLQRLNRDLGSDFDLDQFRYQARWVPEASHIEMALISQREQTVKACGQTWHFAKGEALITETSHKYSPEAFLALASRAGWASEARWSDPRHDLSLHLLKQAD; encoded by the coding sequence ATGACCAGCACCCTGCAACGCAGCGGCGTCCCCGAACTGCTCGATCTCCATCCCGCCGCGGCAGACATGCAGCAGCTGGTGATCGAGGGCCTGAGTCAAACCCCCAAGCAATTGCCAGCCTGGTTTCTCTACGACGCAGAAGGCTCGCGCCTGTTCGACCTGATTTGCCAGCAGCCGGAATACAGCCTGACCAAGACCGAAACCGCCCTCCTCCAAGACCAGGCGATGGCCATGGCCGCGGCCCTGGGGGAGGGCACCCTGGTGGAATTCGGAGCCGGCAGCGCCCGCAAAGTCGGACCGCTGCTCAAGGCCATGCAGCAGCCGGCCTACGTCGCCCTCGACATCAGTGCGGACCATCTCGCCCAGGCCTGCACGCGCCTCCAAGCGGACCATCCAGGCGTACCAATGCTGGGCATCTGCTGCGACTACAGCCAACTGGAGCAGCTGCCAAGCCACCCCTTGCTGAAGCAGCAGCGGCGTCACGGTTTCTTCCCCGGCAGCTCCCTGGGGAACTTCACCACCGCCGCCGCTGAGGCACTACTGCGGCAATTTCGGCGTCTGCTGGGTCCCGGCGGAACCCTGCTGATTGGCATCGATCAACCCAAGGCAACCGAGCGGCTTGAGGCGGCCTACGACGACGCAGCCGGTGTCTCAGCCCGCTTCGCCCTCAACCTGCTGCAGCGGTTGAACCGCGATCTGGGCAGTGACTTCGACCTCGATCAGTTCCGCTACCAAGCCCGCTGGGTCCCCGAGGCCAGCCACATCGAAATGGCCCTGATCAGCCAGCGGGAGCAAACGGTGAAGGCCTGCGGCCAAACCTGGCACTTCGCCAAAGGGGAGGCCTTGATCACCGAAACAAGCCACAAATACAGCCCCGAGGCCTTCCTCGCCCTGGCCTCTCGGGCGGGCTGGGCTAGCGAAGCCCGTTGGAGTGATCCCCGCCATGACCTATCGCTGCACCTGCTGAAGCAGGCAGACTGA
- the egtB gene encoding ergothioneine biosynthesis protein EgtB has protein sequence MVSTAAAAVMPRLQEIRRATETLIEGLEPEDLCLQGMPDASPAKWHLAHTTWFFEEFLLSELENYTCADSRWRYLFNSYYEAIGERHPRPERGLLSRPSIAEVLAWRQRVTGALMAELDRLPAALVELGLQHEQQHQELLLMDLLDGFSRNPLEPAANPLPEAAYDASWSSPSPKGWHSFEGGLVEIGLEPASGSFHFDNEAPRHRIWLEPFAISQGLVSNGDYAAFIADGGYQRADLWMSEGWALVQERGWQAPRYWRGDWEFSLAGRRARHPGAPVRHISWFEADAYARWAGARLPEEAEWELAAGSGELEQVFGCLWQWTGSPYRPYPGFAPAAGAIGEYNGKFMSSQFVLRGSCFLTPAGHERLTYRNFYPPHSRWMASGIRLAMGGQP, from the coding sequence ATGGTGTCGACCGCAGCTGCCGCCGTGATGCCGCGGCTGCAGGAGATTCGCCGTGCAACAGAGACCTTGATCGAGGGACTGGAACCGGAGGACCTCTGCCTGCAGGGGATGCCGGACGCGAGTCCAGCGAAATGGCATCTGGCGCACACCACCTGGTTTTTCGAGGAGTTCCTGCTGAGCGAGCTGGAGAACTACACCTGCGCCGACAGCCGTTGGCGCTACCTGTTCAACAGCTACTACGAAGCCATTGGCGAACGGCACCCCAGACCGGAGCGCGGCCTGTTGAGCCGGCCCTCGATTGCTGAAGTGCTGGCCTGGCGCCAGCGGGTAACGGGCGCCCTGATGGCCGAGCTGGATCGCCTCCCGGCAGCCCTAGTGGAGCTAGGGCTGCAGCACGAGCAGCAACACCAGGAGCTGTTGTTGATGGATCTCTTGGACGGCTTCAGCCGCAATCCCCTTGAACCCGCCGCCAACCCCCTCCCCGAAGCGGCCTACGACGCCAGCTGGAGCAGCCCGAGTCCCAAGGGCTGGCACAGCTTCGAAGGCGGCCTCGTGGAGATCGGCCTCGAGCCCGCCTCCGGCTCGTTCCACTTCGACAACGAAGCCCCAAGGCACCGGATCTGGCTGGAGCCCTTCGCCATCAGCCAAGGACTGGTGAGCAATGGCGACTACGCCGCCTTCATCGCCGACGGGGGATACCAGCGCGCCGACCTCTGGATGAGTGAGGGCTGGGCCCTGGTGCAAGAACGTGGCTGGCAAGCCCCGCGCTATTGGCGCGGCGACTGGGAGTTCAGCCTCGCCGGCCGGAGGGCACGCCATCCAGGCGCCCCCGTCAGACACATCAGTTGGTTTGAGGCCGATGCCTACGCCCGCTGGGCTGGGGCCCGCCTACCCGAGGAAGCCGAATGGGAACTGGCGGCAGGCAGCGGTGAACTGGAGCAGGTGTTCGGCTGCCTATGGCAATGGACCGGCAGCCCCTACAGGCCCTATCCAGGCTTTGCGCCAGCGGCAGGGGCCATTGGTGAATACAACGGCAAATTCATGAGCTCGCAGTTCGTACTGCGGGGCAGCTGCTTTTTAACGCCCGCTGGCCACGAACGTCTGACCTACCGCAACTTCTACCCGCCGCACAGCCGTTGGATGGCCAGCGGGATTCGACTGGCGATGGGGGGCCAGCCATGA
- a CDS encoding cysteine synthase A — protein sequence MGASTPGIASGFVGAVGQTPLIRLNALSALTGCEILGKAEFMNPGGSVKDRAALGILLEAEEQGLLKPGGTVVEGTAGNTGIGLTHLCNARGYRAVIVIPETQSAEKIGLLRSLGAEVRTVPAVPYKDPNNYVRLSGRIAEQIPGAVWANQFDNLANRRAHYRTTGPEIWEQTGGQVDAWVAATGTGGTYAGVALYLKEQKPQLRCVLADPHGSALYSWATSGELSSEGNSITEGIGNSRVTANLEGAPVDDAVRIHDQDALQTIYDLLWQEGLFLGGSVGINVAAAVETARRMGPGHTIVTVLCDSGDRYRSRLYDGEWLKGKGLDQPERAA from the coding sequence ATGGGCGCCAGCACTCCGGGGATTGCATCCGGCTTCGTCGGTGCAGTGGGCCAGACCCCGCTCATTCGTCTGAACGCCCTGAGTGCCTTGACCGGTTGCGAGATCCTCGGCAAGGCGGAGTTCATGAACCCTGGCGGCTCCGTTAAGGACCGGGCGGCCCTGGGGATTCTGTTGGAGGCCGAAGAGCAGGGTCTGCTCAAGCCCGGCGGCACCGTGGTCGAGGGCACGGCGGGCAACACCGGGATTGGCCTGACGCACCTTTGCAATGCCCGCGGTTACCGGGCGGTGATCGTGATCCCTGAGACCCAATCGGCAGAGAAGATCGGTCTGTTGCGCAGCCTGGGGGCCGAGGTCCGCACCGTTCCCGCCGTTCCCTACAAGGACCCAAACAACTACGTCCGCCTCTCGGGCCGCATTGCCGAGCAGATTCCCGGCGCGGTGTGGGCCAATCAGTTCGACAACCTCGCCAACCGCCGCGCCCACTACCGGACCACGGGGCCGGAGATTTGGGAGCAAACCGGCGGCCAGGTGGATGCGTGGGTTGCAGCTACCGGCACAGGTGGAACCTATGCCGGTGTGGCCCTGTACCTAAAGGAGCAAAAGCCCCAACTCCGCTGTGTCTTGGCCGATCCCCACGGCAGTGCTCTCTACAGCTGGGCCACCAGCGGTGAACTCAGCAGCGAAGGCAACTCCATCACCGAGGGCATCGGCAACAGCCGCGTGACCGCGAACCTCGAGGGTGCCCCGGTGGATGACGCCGTTCGCATCCACGATCAGGACGCGCTGCAGACCATCTACGACCTGCTCTGGCAGGAGGGTCTGTTCCTCGGCGGCTCCGTTGGCATCAACGTTGCGGCCGCCGTTGAGACGGCCCGCAGGATGGGTCCCGGGCACACCATCGTCACGGTCCTCTGCGATAGCGGCGATCGCTATCGGTCACGGCTTTATGACGGTGAGTGGCTCAAGGGCAAAGGTCTGGATCAACCTGAGCGCGCGGCCTGA
- a CDS encoding serine/threonine protein kinase: MEDDPSTGVVEPGALIGGRYRLERSLADHRWLALDQAAADAPTHLTVLSDLTDAQREELSKRWLQLQGVLHPQLPRFGDLINTGEALWLPRPWQEGESLQALLDAGETFSLEDVLELLRQLLPLLSLLHSQRLSCADWSPAQILRRAADGLPVPLALEQIAPWDPQRDLLSLADLAQDLLGDQAAAAFESMGPLQALSSDRPELRFPSAAAALAAFQQFTPTVAAPAPPPVVRHSTPSKRRKRKQEQDAEGRLWPVVLALVIAALVGTAVGWLLLSRGKVTGPTALPSFRLRSSLPAAEINQREQLLNRLRALQVDRRWFLKLVDASLLERGGRLPSASQADAPLRKVWSELAEDWLSRVEQLPLQLRPRLGNLTATDWNRRQQGLVAQGLSPEVVKKLVSGSALNLLSGPQAAEIPAEPFRQLWYAAAEQALGNLQIELIKGKRNSTQTVSAWVPAGGARVFPIQVPSASRLVLGVRGSPLMQMSVFAADGQLLEARGPLRVVSLGEVKRSPVQVLVSNDGLSSASLTLSLRVDPTQ, encoded by the coding sequence GTGGAAGACGATCCGAGCACGGGTGTTGTTGAGCCGGGAGCGCTGATCGGCGGTCGCTATCGCTTGGAGCGATCCCTCGCGGATCACCGCTGGCTAGCCCTGGATCAGGCAGCTGCCGATGCGCCGACCCATCTCACTGTCCTGAGCGATTTAACGGATGCGCAGCGGGAGGAGTTGAGCAAGCGCTGGCTTCAGCTCCAGGGGGTCTTGCATCCCCAGCTGCCTCGTTTTGGGGATCTGATCAACACAGGCGAGGCCCTCTGGCTGCCGCGCCCCTGGCAGGAGGGGGAGAGCCTGCAGGCCTTGCTGGATGCCGGTGAGACCTTCTCGCTCGAGGACGTCTTGGAGTTGCTGCGCCAGCTCCTGCCATTGCTCTCGCTGTTGCACAGCCAGCGCCTGTCCTGTGCGGATTGGTCACCGGCTCAAATCCTGAGGCGTGCCGCGGATGGGCTGCCCGTCCCCCTGGCCCTGGAGCAGATAGCCCCCTGGGATCCCCAGCGGGATCTCCTCTCCCTCGCGGATTTGGCTCAGGACTTACTTGGTGATCAGGCCGCGGCCGCCTTCGAGTCCATGGGGCCGCTCCAGGCCTTGAGTAGCGATCGGCCGGAGTTGCGTTTCCCCTCGGCGGCAGCGGCCCTAGCGGCGTTCCAACAGTTCACGCCCACTGTCGCTGCACCAGCACCACCTCCGGTGGTGCGGCACTCGACACCCTCCAAGCGGCGAAAACGGAAGCAGGAACAGGACGCGGAAGGACGGCTCTGGCCAGTGGTGCTTGCGTTGGTCATCGCGGCGCTGGTGGGCACGGCTGTGGGCTGGTTGCTGTTGAGCCGGGGCAAGGTCACGGGCCCAACGGCGCTACCGAGTTTTCGATTGCGCTCGAGCTTGCCGGCGGCGGAGATCAATCAGCGGGAGCAGCTGCTGAATCGCCTGCGGGCCTTGCAGGTGGATCGGCGCTGGTTCCTCAAGTTGGTGGATGCCAGCTTGCTGGAGCGAGGTGGTCGGCTGCCCTCGGCAAGCCAAGCCGATGCACCCCTACGCAAGGTCTGGAGTGAATTGGCTGAAGATTGGTTGAGCCGCGTGGAGCAGCTGCCCCTGCAGTTGCGCCCGCGCTTGGGCAATCTGACCGCCACGGATTGGAATCGTCGTCAGCAGGGTCTCGTGGCCCAGGGGCTCAGCCCAGAGGTGGTGAAGAAGCTGGTCTCCGGTAGTGCCCTGAACCTGCTGAGCGGCCCTCAGGCTGCTGAGATCCCCGCGGAGCCCTTTCGGCAGCTCTGGTACGCCGCCGCCGAACAGGCCCTGGGCAACCTGCAGATCGAGTTGATCAAGGGGAAGCGCAACAGCACTCAAACCGTCTCCGCATGGGTTCCGGCCGGTGGTGCCCGGGTGTTCCCGATTCAGGTTCCGTCGGCCAGTCGTTTGGTCCTGGGGGTGAGGGGATCTCCCTTGATGCAGATGAGCGTCTTTGCTGCCGATGGGCAGCTACTGGAAGCCCGCGGCCCGCTACGGGTGGTGAGCTTGGGCGAGGTCAAACGCTCCCCGGTTCAGGTCTTGGTCAGCAACGATGGCTTGTCGTCGGCGAGCTTGACGCTGTCTCTGCGCGTTGACCCGACTCAGTAG
- the smpB gene encoding SsrA-binding protein SmpB — MAKGGGKKNAKALRDAANKLLADNRFARHQYEILETLECGVELMGTEVKSIRAGQVNLRDGFCLIRKGELQLHNVHISPHTHAGAYFNHEPLRTRRLLAHRNEIDKLRIAVDQKGLTLIPLNIHLKGSWIKATIGLGKGRKLHDKRQEERRKQDIKDAKKAIARY; from the coding sequence ATGGCCAAGGGCGGGGGCAAAAAGAACGCCAAGGCCCTTCGGGATGCCGCAAACAAGCTGTTGGCGGACAACCGCTTCGCAAGGCATCAATACGAAATTCTCGAAACCCTGGAGTGCGGCGTTGAGCTGATGGGCACCGAGGTCAAGTCCATCCGGGCTGGCCAGGTGAACCTGCGGGATGGCTTCTGCCTGATCCGCAAAGGGGAGCTGCAACTGCACAACGTCCACATCTCTCCCCACACCCACGCCGGCGCCTACTTCAATCACGAGCCCCTCAGGACCCGTCGTCTCCTGGCTCACCGCAATGAGATCGACAAACTGCGCATCGCCGTTGATCAGAAGGGCCTCACCTTGATCCCGCTCAACATCCATCTCAAGGGGTCCTGGATTAAAGCCACCATTGGCCTCGGGAAGGGACGCAAGCTCCATGACAAGCGTCAGGAGGAGCGGCGCAAGCAGGACATCAAGGACGCCAAAAAAGCAATCGCCCGCTACTGA
- the ruvB gene encoding Holliday junction branch migration DNA helicase RuvB: MAIVSSGSTAPREPAPRLVDPAVSEQEKPLQREDSLRPKQLADYIGQSELKQVLGIAIEATRARDEALDHVLLYGPPGLGKTTMAMVLAEELGVRCRITSAPALERPRDIVGLLVNLQPRELLFIDEIHRLTRVAEELLYPAMEDFRLDLTVGKGTTARTRTIPLAPFTLVGATTRAGSLSSPLRDRFGLIQRLEFYGLEDLQAIVQRAAGLLQIDLAQEAALEVARRCRGTPRIANRLLRRVRDVASVGGHARVSAEVVQQALSLHRVDGRGLDASDRRLLDLLHSGYGGGPVGLDTLAAGLGEDPVTLESVVEPFLLQQGLLQRTPRGRVITQAGIDHLQDQAA; this comes from the coding sequence ATGGCCATCGTCTCTTCGGGATCAACAGCGCCGCGTGAGCCGGCCCCGAGGTTGGTGGATCCTGCCGTGAGCGAGCAAGAGAAGCCGCTGCAGCGGGAGGATTCCCTGAGGCCCAAGCAGTTGGCCGACTACATCGGCCAAAGCGAGCTCAAGCAGGTTCTTGGGATCGCGATTGAGGCCACCCGGGCTAGGGATGAAGCCCTGGATCATGTGTTGCTCTACGGCCCCCCCGGGTTGGGGAAGACCACGATGGCGATGGTCTTGGCTGAGGAGTTGGGGGTGCGTTGCCGCATCACCAGTGCTCCGGCTCTGGAGCGCCCCCGCGACATCGTTGGTTTGCTGGTGAATCTGCAGCCCCGGGAGCTGCTGTTTATCGATGAGATTCACCGCCTGACCCGGGTCGCCGAAGAATTGCTCTATCCGGCGATGGAAGACTTTCGCCTTGATCTCACCGTCGGTAAGGGCACGACGGCCCGGACCCGAACGATCCCCTTGGCTCCCTTCACCTTGGTGGGGGCGACGACGCGGGCGGGTTCCTTGAGTTCGCCGCTGCGGGATCGCTTCGGTCTGATCCAGCGGCTGGAGTTTTACGGGCTTGAGGATCTCCAGGCGATCGTGCAGCGAGCAGCTGGTTTGCTTCAAATCGACTTGGCGCAAGAGGCGGCCTTAGAGGTGGCCCGCCGCTGCAGGGGCACCCCGCGGATCGCCAATCGCTTGCTGCGTCGCGTGCGTGATGTGGCCTCCGTCGGTGGTCATGCCCGGGTGAGTGCCGAGGTGGTGCAACAGGCCTTGAGCCTGCACCGGGTGGATGGCCGCGGCTTGGATGCCAGCGACCGGCGACTGTTGGATCTGCTCCACAGCGGCTACGGCGGCGGACCCGTGGGTCTTGACACTCTCGCCGCTGGTTTAGGGGAAGATCCCGTCACCCTGGAATCGGTGGTGGAGCCTTTCCTGTTGCAGCAGGGCCTGCTGCAACGCACCCCCCGCGGGCGTGTGATCACCCAGGCCGGCATTGATCACCTGCAGGATCAAGCGGCATGA
- a CDS encoding tetratricopeptide repeat protein: MTAFFALLLAVQLSLPQLFDQALTASREGAFPQALDLWNQVLELAPEDAAAWSNRGNIQLALGDPEAAIADQSKAMELDPSNADPHLNRGTAEEALQQWDAAEADYRWILERGLDASALYNLGNVQGSKGDWQQARDSFDQASQERPGFAMARSSTALADFQLGDLDRAEKELRNIIRRYPLFADARAALTALLWRKGESGEAESHWASAAGLDPRYRQPEWLLEIRRWPPVPTKALSDFLALSS; encoded by the coding sequence ATGACGGCTTTCTTCGCTCTGTTGTTGGCGGTGCAGCTGAGCCTGCCCCAACTGTTTGACCAGGCCCTGACGGCCAGTCGTGAGGGGGCCTTCCCCCAGGCACTGGACCTTTGGAATCAGGTGCTGGAGCTGGCTCCGGAGGACGCGGCGGCTTGGAGCAATCGCGGCAACATCCAGCTGGCCCTCGGGGATCCCGAGGCGGCCATTGCTGATCAGTCCAAGGCGATGGAGCTCGATCCCAGCAACGCCGATCCCCATCTGAACCGCGGCACTGCCGAAGAAGCCCTGCAGCAGTGGGATGCCGCTGAAGCCGATTACCGCTGGATCCTCGAGCGTGGCCTGGATGCTTCAGCTCTCTACAACCTGGGCAATGTCCAGGGCTCCAAAGGCGATTGGCAGCAGGCCCGCGACAGTTTTGACCAGGCCTCCCAGGAACGTCCCGGCTTTGCGATGGCGCGCTCCAGTACGGCCCTGGCTGACTTTCAACTGGGGGATTTGGACCGGGCTGAGAAGGAGTTGCGCAACATCATTCGCCGCTATCCCCTCTTTGCTGATGCCAGGGCGGCTTTGACGGCCTTGCTCTGGCGCAAGGGCGAATCGGGAGAAGCCGAGAGCCATTGGGCCTCAGCGGCGGGCTTGGACCCGCGCTATCGCCAGCCAGAATGGCTTTTAGAAATTCGGCGCTGGCCGCCGGTTCCGACCAAAGCCCTGTCTGACTTTTTGGCCCTGAGCAGCTGA
- a CDS encoding amidohydrolase, producing the protein MPELLSRDQLKAEVQVAQQELLAIRRHLHAHPELSGNEHQTAALVAGELRKLGWRVQEGVGRTGVMAELGSGSGPLVALRVDMDALPVEERTGLPYASLHQGLMHACGHDIHTTVGLGVARILGPLAEHLSGTVRLLFQPAEETAQGAAWMVADGAMQGVDALFGVHVFPSLPVGTIGVRSGSLTAAAGELEVEVLGEGGHGARPHQSTDAIWIAARVVSGLQEAISRRLDALHPVVVSFGRIEGGKAFNVIADHVRLLGTVRCLDLELHAQLPGWIEETVQAICKGYGGEARVRYRCISPPVHNDAELTQLLADEAVALLGHPQVEWLEQPSLGAEDFAELQRETPSTMFRLGVAGPNGCTPLHSNTFAADEASVRVGVEVLSASLLRWLERAAA; encoded by the coding sequence ATGCCTGAACTGCTCTCCCGCGATCAGCTCAAGGCGGAGGTCCAGGTCGCCCAGCAGGAGCTCCTGGCCATTCGGCGGCATCTGCATGCCCATCCGGAACTCAGCGGCAACGAGCATCAGACCGCCGCGTTGGTGGCCGGCGAACTGCGCAAGCTGGGGTGGCGAGTGCAGGAAGGCGTCGGCCGCACGGGGGTCATGGCGGAATTGGGCTCAGGCAGTGGTCCTTTGGTGGCCCTGCGGGTGGACATGGACGCGTTGCCGGTGGAGGAGCGCACAGGCCTGCCCTATGCGTCCCTGCATCAGGGCTTGATGCATGCCTGCGGCCACGACATCCACACCACTGTTGGCTTAGGGGTGGCTCGGATCCTTGGTCCTCTGGCCGAGCATCTGAGCGGCACGGTGCGTTTGCTGTTTCAGCCGGCGGAAGAGACCGCGCAAGGGGCGGCCTGGATGGTCGCCGATGGGGCGATGCAGGGGGTGGATGCCCTGTTTGGGGTGCATGTTTTCCCCAGTCTTCCGGTGGGCACGATTGGCGTCCGTAGCGGCAGCCTGACCGCAGCCGCTGGGGAGTTGGAGGTGGAGGTCTTGGGCGAGGGTGGCCATGGGGCCCGTCCCCACCAGAGCACCGATGCCATCTGGATTGCTGCGCGGGTGGTGAGTGGCTTGCAGGAGGCGATCAGTCGCCGTTTGGATGCGCTGCATCCAGTGGTGGTCAGTTTTGGGCGGATTGAAGGGGGTAAGGCCTTCAATGTGATCGCGGATCACGTGCGCTTGCTGGGCACGGTCCGTTGTTTGGACCTGGAGTTGCACGCCCAGCTGCCGGGTTGGATTGAGGAGACCGTGCAGGCCATTTGTAAGGGCTATGGCGGCGAGGCCCGCGTCCGTTACCGCTGCATTTCTCCGCCGGTCCATAACGACGCCGAGCTGACGCAGCTGCTGGCGGATGAGGCCGTGGCACTGCTGGGACACCCCCAGGTGGAGTGGCTCGAGCAGCCGTCTTTGGGGGCTGAGGACTTTGCTGAGCTGCAGCGCGAGACCCCCAGCACAATGTTCCGCTTGGGGGTGGCTGGTCCCAATGGCTGCACCCCCCTGCACAGCAACACCTTTGCTGCCGATGAAGCCTCGGTCAGGGTGGGCGTTGAGGTGTTGAGCGCGAGCCTGCTGCGTTGGTTGGAGCGGGCTGCGGCATGA
- a CDS encoding DUF3188 domain-containing protein, with protein MTPISRLGRDLLACSTLLLVVLGLLGVLLRQGPDRLQALPALLIGLALLLQSAWSWRRRRRAILSILRDQQ; from the coding sequence ATGACGCCTATCAGCCGATTGGGGCGTGATCTGCTGGCGTGCTCCACGCTGCTGTTGGTGGTGCTGGGGCTGCTCGGAGTCCTGCTCCGCCAGGGTCCTGATCGCCTGCAGGCACTGCCTGCCCTGTTGATTGGCTTGGCCCTGCTTTTGCAGAGCGCTTGGAGTTGGCGTCGCCGGCGCCGGGCAATTCTCAGCATCCTGAGGGACCAGCAATAG
- a CDS encoding HEAT repeat domain-containing protein, which produces MNVDDLREAIASDNPGRARPALASLVNASPEEAEPLLLLGLEQDDMILRQLSCSGLGHKPTPAGWEPLVQTLKYDSEVAVRAEAANALVSHGLDRAWPLLLDAFVSEDEWLIRCSILSAVAEHPEIAQEQLLQLARLAVAEADGTVRVGGTEILARLVREGSSAAREVLQGLQQDSDHRVVAAALNGLQSQPC; this is translated from the coding sequence ATGAACGTCGACGACCTTCGCGAAGCGATCGCCTCGGATAACCCCGGCAGGGCGCGTCCTGCCTTGGCCAGCCTGGTCAATGCAAGCCCTGAAGAAGCGGAGCCGCTGTTGCTGCTCGGGCTTGAGCAGGACGACATGATCCTGCGTCAACTCAGCTGCTCAGGGTTGGGTCACAAGCCCACGCCTGCCGGCTGGGAGCCTTTGGTGCAGACCTTGAAGTACGACTCAGAGGTGGCCGTGCGTGCGGAGGCGGCGAATGCTCTGGTGAGTCATGGCCTAGATCGGGCCTGGCCCTTGCTGTTGGACGCGTTCGTGTCTGAAGACGAGTGGCTGATTCGCTGCAGCATCCTGTCGGCGGTGGCTGAGCACCCCGAGATCGCTCAGGAGCAACTGCTGCAGTTGGCGCGCCTCGCCGTGGCCGAGGCCGATGGCACGGTGCGAGTTGGCGGCACAGAAATCTTGGCTCGCTTGGTTCGTGAGGGCAGTAGCGCGGCGCGAGAGGTACTGCAGGGCCTGCAGCAGGACAGTGATCACCGCGT